A genomic segment from Equus przewalskii isolate Varuska chromosome X, EquPr2, whole genome shotgun sequence encodes:
- the PPP4R3C gene encoding protein PPP4R3C translates to MEDKGHLVKVYMLNEDQEWDNIGIGYVSFTYVEQFEGVAMLVRSESDDSVILETKINTNEPYQKQQGTLIVWTHSDNRDVALSFQDEGSCHEIWEAICRLQGNPTIEITQDLLEEAGEEPPDEMLDPGSLIDLPNCELNTLEQISALVTSVLTSPRREESLAVLLENEDYIKKLLQLFHICENLRDMEGLHYLHKIIKGILFLNKTSLLEVLFSEECIMDVVGCLEYDPALAQPQRHREFLTQHAKFKEVVPITDSELRQKIHQTYRAQYIYDIVLPVPSPFEENVLSTVIAFIFFNKVEIVSMLQEDDKFLSDVFAQLRDKTISDDRRRELVFFFKEFCEFSQSLQPESKDALFTTLTELGILPALKIVMSVDDLQIRSAATDIFTYLLEHSPSMIQEFIMEEAQQSEDGNLFINLVIGQMVSDPDPELGGAVRSVELLRALLNPDNMLGTPGKCERSEFLNFFYKHCMHNFIAPLLAATSEEICEEKNIAGSDKSNKYCFNNYQTAQLLSLILELLTFCVQHHTYHIKSYIFSKDLLRRVLILMNSKHTFLVLSAVRFMRSMVGLQDEFYNDYIIKGNLFQPVVNVFLDNGNRYNMLNSAVIELFEYIREENIKPLVAHIVEKFYKAFESIEYVQTFKGLKINYEKEKEQQSQIQKNLLSTLFHKVFHSSSKVLEEKEEMCFKESKEEEEAVRPPLEDDFEDPSDKFVETTNPKENEDKVDLPKRTSSGNFKFTSSHSASIPSSSSVIRLVDYPDDDEEDTEEDTPPGKRPHLS, encoded by the exons ATGGAAGACAAAGGGCACCTTGTAAAGGTCTATATGCTTAATGAAGACCAAGAGTGGGACAATATAGGCATCGGCTACGTCTCATTCACTTATGTGGAGCAGTTCGAGGGCGTGGCCATGCTGGTTCGATCTGAGTCGGACGACTCCGTGATCTTGGagacaaagataaatacaaaCGAGCCCTATCAGAAACAGCAAGGGACTTTAATTGTCTGGACTCATTCTGACAACCGTGATGTGGCGTTAAGTTTCCAGGACGAAGGAAGTTGCCACGAGATCTGGGAAGCCATTTGCCGGCTTCAAGGAAACCCGACCATCGAAATCACACAGGACCTGTTGGAAGAAGCCGGAGAGGAACCACCCGACGAAATGCTAGATCCCGGGAGTCTCATCGACCTGCCGAACTGTGAGCTCAATACGCTTGAACAGATTTCTGCCTTAGTTACCTCGGTTCTCACCTCGCCTAGACGTGAGGAAAGTCTGGCTGTGCTCTTGGAAAATGAGGACTATATTAAAAAGCTACTGCAGCTGTTCCACATTTGTGAGAACCTGCGGGATATGGAAGGCTTGCACTATTTGcataaaattattaaaggaatCTTATTCCTCAACAAGACCTCTCTGCTTGAGGTCCTTTTTTCGGAAGAGTGTATCATGGATGTGGTGGGATGCCTTGAATACGATCCTGCTTTGGCTCAGCCGCAAAGGCATCGGGAATTCCTGACCCAACATGCAAAGTTCAAGGAAGTTGTACCAATAACTGACTCTGAACTTAGGCAAAAAATACATCAGACGTACAGGGCACAGTACATTTACGACATCGTTTTGCCTGTGCCATCCCCGTTTGAAGAGAATGTTCTTTCCActgttattgcttttattttcttcaacaagGTTGAGATAGTCAGCATGCTGCAGGAAGATGACAAATTTTTGTCTGACGTTTTTGCACAGCTAAGAGATAAGACTATCAGTGATGACAGACGGCGCGAATTGGTATTCTTTTTCAAGGAATTCTGTGAATTTTCTCAGAGTTTACAGCCTGAAAGCAAGGATGCACTATTCACGACACTGACAGAATTGGGAATTCTTCCTGCTCTTAAAATTGTAATGAGCGTGGATGATTTGCAAATAAGGTCAGCTGCTACTGATATATTCACTTATCTGTTGGAGCACAGTCCATCCATGATCCAAGAATTTATAATGGAGGAAGCCCAGCAGAGTGAAGATGGTAACCTTTTCATCAATTTAGTAATTGGACAAATGGTCTCTGATCCTGATCCTGAGCTAGGAGGTGCTGTTCGTTCAGTGGAACTTCTTCGTGCTCTGCTTAATCCAGACAACATGCTGGGGACACCTGGTAAATGTGAAAGAAgtgaatttctaaatttcttctaTAAACACTGTATGCATAACTTCATAGCACCACTTTTGGCCGCCACTTCAGAAGAGATTTGTGAAGAAAAGAATATAGCTGGATCTGACAAAAGCAACAAATATtgcttcaataattatcaaaCAGCACAGCTGCTTTCCTTAATTTTAGAGCTGCTCACATTTTGTGTGCAACATCACACATATCACATTAAAAGCTATATTTTCAGCAAGGACTTGCTAAGAAGAGTCTTGATCTTGATGAATTCAAAGCACACTTTCCTGGTCTTGTCTGCTGTTCGCTTTATGAGAAGCATGGTTGGCCTCCAAGATGAATTTTATAATGATTACATCATCAAGGGAAATTTATTTCAGCCGGTTGTAAATGTCTTTCTGGATAATGGAAATCGGTACAATATGTTGAATTCAGCAGTTATTGAACTGTTCGAATACATAAGAGAGGAAAATATCAAGCCTCTTGTTGCACATATAGTTGAAAAGTTTTACAAGGCATTTGAATCGATTGAATATGTTCAGACATTCAAAGGATTGAAGATTaactatgaaaaagagaaagagcagcagAGTCAAATACAGAAGAATTTACTTTCCACGCTGTTTCATAAAGTGTTTCACAGCAGTAGCAAAGtcctggaggagaaggaagaaatgtgttttaaagaaagtaaagaggaagaagaagcagTTAGGCCACCGTTGGAAGATGATTTTGAAGATCCTTCTGATAAGTTTGTGGAGACGACaaacccaaaagaaaatgaagacaaggtAGATCTTCCGAAAAGAACGTCTTCTGGCAACTTCAAGTTTACTTCATCCCATTCTGCGAGTATCCCAAGCAGTAGCAGCGTGATCCGCTTAGTGGATTATCcagatgatgatgaagaagataCGGAAGAGGATACACCTCCTGGGAAAAGACCACATCTTAGCTA G